The region CTAAGCGAAATAATAGATGATTTAACAAAACTCTGGGAAGGAGATGCCGGAAATGACTAACCTACTGCAACAAATTACCAGCCCTGAAACTATCAACAAGGCATGGAAACAATTAAATGGAGACAAGGCCATGTGGCTGCCAGGAATCAGCCGTGCTGAAATGGAAAAGAACCCTGCCCTGCACCTCTTGAAGCTCTCCGATGATATTCGCAACGGCACATACCACCCGTGCTCAGTCAGGCTCTTCCCCTTAAAAAACGCTAAAGGCAAACAGAGGACAATCGCCGCTTTGTTCCTGCGGGACAAGCTTGCCCAGAAAGCAGTTCAGTCCGTGCTTACGCCGCAGATGGAAAAACTTTTCCATCAGGATAGCTATGGTTACCGTCCGGGACGCTCCGTAGATATGGCGGTGAACAAAACCCATGAATTCATAAAGTGCGGCATGAAATGGGCACTCGATGCGGACATAACAAAATTCTTCGATTCCATTCCACATCGGCAATTGAAAAAAACAGTAAAAAAATATGTACCGCACAGCCCGGTCCAGTCGCTGATTTTTGATTGGATCAAAACCGGAACACCGCGTACTGGAATCTTCCAGCAACGCCGGGGCATCCCACAAGGCAGCATAATATCACCACTACTCTGCAACATGTTCCTCACACCTTTTGACAACAAACTATCGGCAAG is a window of Marinifilum sp. JC120 DNA encoding:
- a CDS encoding Retron-type reverse transcriptase; this translates as MPEMTNLLQQITSPETINKAWKQLNGDKAMWLPGISRAEMEKNPALHLLKLSDDIRNGTYHPCSVRLFPLKNAKGKQRTIAALFLRDKLAQKAVQSVLTPQMEKLFHQDSYGYRPGRSVDMAVNKTHEFIKCGMKWALDADITKFFDSIPHRQLKKTVKKYVPHSPVQSLIFDWIKTGTPRTGIFQQRRGIPQGSIISPLLCNMFLTPFDNKLSARNLPFVRFADDFVVFTVSEKEAVKARNYVDKLLKKMGLELHPGKTRIIPPDKQFIFLGKKIR